A section of the Procambarus clarkii isolate CNS0578487 chromosome 38, FALCON_Pclarkii_2.0, whole genome shotgun sequence genome encodes:
- the LOC138372394 gene encoding uncharacterized protein, translated as MLLLRQLVTLVVVIGVASSSIKSTTTSSATVPSSTTEVPATTTSDELTTNYSVGNITEFPTTSSPASLSEETTVVQEPEATHVLTSSSVGEVETPAVVQEVGDDWSYDEEHVETTTKFDYELHSLDDDDYALYSLNDTEPPTLAEFRANVPEPIHSQKDVIVNKDNLLPILMTVVQAYTHKENPTYSDLLKAGGISAFKTSLKYLGDEKLAKGLLTLTKKLTDVFNDEDLSSDDSSKILSELAEDYLSNHRFKLVLPESVLLHEEEMEEFMTQKALSELQGRSATSETELSVAMPRQDPAITSVISFGPMSWLAVLGGLISIPYFWSGSSTVARADNPTVRPQPNFRPPGLPHFRPQHLRRDENEKPPQHQQLDHQDVEYQKNYAQWYHQWYLRYKDYYDKHYPYQSQSRNKGVSQQRNPAGNFLQPPPAGGPQGAPPAGGPKLVEGNGPPLNPQPPQQKRPLQDSQKPRQQQKPRQQLRKPQGQKQPLKRPRIQSQPPPRQQRLPVGPVDIQAQESSLSETIALGASGDKSNTFGTFQNEGNRGGTHFKVFNGPQGVATATVNPIFKVPSPQPVYVHTTQSTLINTERGFKPIIKQDSPVDDATVKRPAAGDSAPVPKETKLGFRPAKHETVLPKNKPTPTPKSKPAVGLAHQTNSGGFKPINVPGEASIIKLEPETSTRQISLVTSGVFNTSPSPNPTTTPQPAVFFRTATAKSVRVVTSTSIGHGRPEPLPELNRPQRHQNSQSPTQELNHPEKAEALVAAAPQAPGPQIIKAEPEYTSHNVGFVRTNIPTHIKVVEHRPAQGFGLTSKASTPSSDVPVYALDPFYGSRLSRIDVIFHQLKLEDEGCREQVVCNIYKNPDAYTPYSDFLSRQLTVTLEQLQRPKVSDERILRFFRYLKSAREGQDGSDCGVKYPECHIDTLSLSLKPIVNAFQKVSLLMDAASS; from the exons ATGTTGCTCTTAAGGCAGTTAGTGACTctcgtggtggtgattggtgtcgCATCGTCATCCATTAAATCTACGACAACATCCTCTGCGACCGTACCCTCATCTACGACCGAGGTGCCCGCTACTACTACTAGCGATGAGCTTACTACCAACTATTCGGTCGGAAATATCACCGAATTCCCGACCACCTCATCGCCAGCCTCTCTCTCCGAGGAGACAACGGTagtgcaggagcctgaggctaccCACGTGTTAACCAGCTCTTCTGTAGGAGAAGTGGAGACTCCTGCCGTTGTACAGGAGGTCGGCGACGACTGGTCCTATGATGAAGAACATGTAGAGACAACGACTAAATTCGACTACGAACTGCACTCCCTAGACGACGATGACTATGCATTGTACTCACTGAATGACACGGAACCTCCCACGCTGGCCGAGTTCCGAGCCAACGTTCCGGAACCGATTCATTCTCAGAAGGACGTTATTGTCAATAAAGATAATTTATTGCCCATTCTGATGACTGTAGTACAGGCTTATACCCACAAAGAGAACCCGACCTACTCAGACCTCCTGAAGGCCGGTGGAATCAGTGCCTTTAAGACCAGCCTCAAGTACCTAGGAGACGAAAAGCTGGCCAAAGGCCTTCTCACTCTCACGAAGAAGTTAACAGACGTCTTCAACGACGAGGATCTTAGCAGCGACGATtcctccaagattctcagtgaacTGGCCGAGGACTACCTCTCAAATCACCGCTTCAAGTTAGTGCTTCCAGAGAGCGTGTTGCTGCACGAGGAGGAGATGGAGGAGTTCATGACGCAGAAGGCCCTGTCGGAGCTGCAAGGGAGGTCGGCCACCTCCGAGACCGAGCTGAGTGTGGCCATGCCCCGCCAAGACCCCGCCATCACCTCCGTCATAT CATTTGGTCCTATGTCATGGCTGGCTGTCCTCGGAGGGCTTATTTCCATCCCATACTTTTGGTCGGGTTCGTCGACCGTAGCGAGAGCGGACAACCCAACAGTTCGACCCCAGCCTAATTTCCGGCCCCCTGGTCTGCCTCACTTCCGCCCTCAGCATCTGAGGAGAGACGAGAATGAGAAGCCCCCTCAGCACCAGCAGCTTGACCACCAGGACGTCGAGTACCAGAAGAACTACGCCCAGTGGTACCACCAATGGTACCTTCGATACAAGGATTATTACGACAAACATTACCCTTATCAATCCCAGTCTCGAAATAAAGGTGTTTCCCAACAAAGGAATCCTGCAGGTAATTTCCTGCAGCCGCCTCCCGCAGGGGGACCACAGGGGGCTCCTCCTGCCGGTGGGCCTAAGCTAGTTGAAGGCAATGGGCCGCCCTTGAACCCTCAACCACCGCAGCAGAAGCGTCCCTTGCAAGACTCCCAGAAGCCTCGACAGCAACAGAAGCCCCGACAACAACTTCGGAAACCTCAGGGTCAGAAGCAACCTCTAAAACGCCCCAGGATTCAGTCGCAGCCTCCCCCGCGTCAACAACGTCTCCCTGTAGGACCGGTTGATATTCAGGCCCAGGAGTCTAGTCTTTCAGAAACCATTGCTCTTGGCGCATCAGGTGACAAGTCCAACACATTTGGGACCTTCCAGAATGAAGGCAATAGAGGAGGAACCCACTTCAAGGTCTTCAATGGACCGCAAGGTGTGGCCACTGCGACTGTAAATCCAATCTTCAAAGTACCAAGTCCCCAGCCTGTGTATGTTCATACCACACAGAGTACACTTATCAACACAGAGAGAGGTTTCAAGCCCATCATCAAACAGGATTCTCCTGTCGATGATGCTACTGTAAAGAGACCGGCGGCGGGCGACTCTGCACCAGTACCAAAAGAAACCAAGCTAGGATTTAGACCTGCTAAGCACGAGACCGTATTACCGAAAAACAAGCCAACCCCGACCCCTAAGTCTAAGCCAGCAGTTGGGTTGGCACATCAGACAAACTCAGGAGGATTTAAACCTATTAACGTTCCCGGTGAGGCCTCCATAATCAAGTTAGAACCTGAGACGTCCACGCGCCAGATATCTTTAGTCACATCTG GAGTGTTCAACACGAGTCCGTCAccgaaccccaccaccaccccgcagccGGCCGTGTTCTTCAGGACGGCCACAGCCAAGTCCGTGCGGGTGGTGACCTCCACGTCCATCGGTCACGGCCGACCGGAACCCCTTCCGGAGCTGAACCGCCCTCAGCGTCACCAGAACTCACAATCACCTACACAGGAACTTAATCAT CCGGAGAAGGCCGAGGCTCTGGTGGCTGCAGCTCCTCAAGCTCCTGGGCCCCAGATCATCAAGGCAGAGCCAGAATACACCTCTCACAACGTTGGATTCGTTCGCACCAACATCCCTACACACATCAAGGTCGTCGAACACCGCCCGGCCCAG GGATTTGGGTTGACAAGCAAGGCTTCGACACCTAGTTCGGACGTCCCCGTGTACGCGCTCGACCCCTTCTATGGCTCCAGGTTGTCACGGATCGACGTCATCTTCCACCAGTTGAAGCTGGAGGATGAAGGATGCCGCGAACAG GTTGTCTGTAATATCTACAAGAACCCTGATGCCTACACCCCGTACAGTGACTTCCTCTCCAGACAACTGACAGT GACGCTGGAGCAACTGCAAAGACCGAAGGTGTCGGATGAGAGGATCCTGAGGTTCTTCCGATACCTCAAGTCTGCGCGGGAGGGCCAAGACGGGTCGGACTGTGGGGTCAAGTACCCCGAGTGCCACAttgacacactctctctctctctcaaacctaTAGTCAACGCCTTCCAAAAGGTCTCGCTGCTCATGGATGCTGCATCTAGTTAA